Genomic window (Amaranthus tricolor cultivar Red isolate AtriRed21 chromosome 7, ASM2621246v1, whole genome shotgun sequence):
AAACACATCACAAACATAAACCATTCATTTACCTTACCTTTGATCCTATACAACATTTTTTGATAGGACATTGGCAATTCAATCCTAAACACCTAAACGGGTACAAACTTCACCGTTTCCTATGAGAAGACACAgtatataacaaaatttcgaACAATTGCAAGGGTTATAGAATATAGAAGTAGCTTGAATCATATAAAACCAAAATCAGAAAGAAAAATACTTGTTAAGCACAGTTAACCGTATAAGTTCAATCGCTGGCAATTGTAACGTAAAATTGCATTCTTGACAGAAATACATGCTCTGTCGAAAAAACTACCATTATATAAAATCTCTATTTCATAGGTGTCCATCCAAAACTTCCTTACCGCAAACATAAAATTTTGACTCAGCACAGGAACTTTCAAGATATGTTTCAACTAAATACCACAGCCAAAAAAAGGATGAAACTAGAACCTAGTTCATTCTCCTGATAAGCTCGTTGATGAAATTCTCACGGTTTCCTGCATCTCCACCTTCAACAAAGTGGTTCCTCTTCTTGGTCAAACCACCCAAGGGAGCCTTGAGCTGGAATGGCCATAAGAAATTGTTGGCCTCCTTGAAGTGAGGTCCTACTGTGATGATCTCATGGATTAGATCTTCCATGCAGATAATACCATGCTTTCCAAGAGTCTGTCGACATTCAGAGACAACAATTTAGTAAGGTTAAAGatcaaaacaagaaaatatgATGCATCAAAGTGCAATTGGTGGACAGTATATAACACATGCTCTGACTTTTTAACAGTTCAACTACAAACACAAAGCTCACGATGATTAGATTAAGCAAGAAAAATACAGATCAATCTGTCATGATCTATTCCAGGATGAACATTACTTTTATGGCATAAATGGGCAACTAACATGAAATTGTGCATGAAAGGAATTGAAAAATGTAACAGAAATATAAACCTCCCCCTCAACACATTTATTACCAGAGACATGCAGTTCATAGGTAGATGAAAACACAAATGCAATTGCAAAAAGTACTCCTAACACTTAAATAAAGTTAGTTTTCAGTATGTAATACCTGTTAATACATCCCTATTACTGAAAACGAAATGATTGAAATAAAAGACAGAAAAACAAGGTCAATAAATACCTTCTCAATAATGGAGTTATCCGTCAAAGCAATTCTCTGCTTATTAACTTTCCCAAAACCTCTCTTGTATACAAGCTCCTTAACACTTTTTATATTAGGGTACCTAGAAGAAATGACAGGGTTTACTAAGAATCATAAGCAAAAATCTTGCAacaaacaatgaaaaacaagaaTTAACATTTTACCCGTAGGTAACATAGGGTTCCACTCGGTGCAACATGTTCAATGTTGCCTTGTTGACCTTCAAAAATACCCCGTTAAAAATCTGCATCAACAAAAAACATCAGAGCACAGAAAAGCTAAACTAATGCTAACACAAGACTAAACTAAAACAATGAAGCAAGAAAAAAAAGTCCAACAGCGCTGAATCAGCTTACCAAGACAGAAACATAGTAAATGACCAAAGGCAGCTCAAACATAATAGAATTAGACCTCCTAGTaactacaaaaaaatcaatCTCGAACCTGTCTCAAACGGAGAAGCTGAAGAATACTCCTGGTTTTGGGGTGCATGGCATTGATactgaaaaaaaagaaaaaaaaataaatgccaAGATAAACACTACAAACAGAAAGAATTTTAACAATTATCACCAACCCTCTAATACGGATGATGAAAAGAAGCTTTGCCTCTGGTTCAACATAGAAACCACCCTTCAACTTAGCTTCTCTTCTCAACTGGATCAACTCTTTCTCCTGAATAGCTACATAAAGTTGTTTCAGAAATAACTCATCATCCCGAACAAGTAGAGAGACATAAGGCATACAGCACATACCTGGTCAGAGTATTCCTTGGCATATTGAGCTGCTCTTTTGAAGATCAGCTTCCTGTTTTCAGCACGCTTCTTCTTCTCGGAATTGAGCAGCTCTTTTGTGGCCAAAGCCCACTCTTCCTCCCTTTTTTGTTTCTTCAAAAAAGACTCTGGGACAATAACTTTAGACTCCTCACCCATCTCCACCTAATCAATAGAACAAGCTCCATCAAACAAAAAACGAAAAACCTATAATCTCGCAAAGACAAGAAAAAAATCTAATAGCAAGATCATCTATTCAATCCAACGTTCTATACAAATGTAAgcaattaattttcattttttatgcaaGATCCCAACATTATTCAGACCCAGTAATCAAATTGCCACCATTACTAAGCAATCAAATAACGATGGACTTTACTGATAAACTTGTACCAATTTATCCAATTGACATTTGCATACAAGAAATTCTGTTACACTGAAATACTTAAACTTTAAACCTAAAGCACATTTATCAGATAACATAACACCCAAATACAAGCAAGCCTAATTtcataaatcttcaaaaaaaaacataaacaaaatcatTCATCTCATTACTCTTCAAGAAAACAAGTAAACGAAAATCAGCCTCAAACAAAGTCGCAACATTTCATtcaaaaattacattaaaaaacctaAATCAATTTAACGATTTTTCAGCATTGAAACGATTCACCCTacgaaaaataaaaaacgaaATGTACATCTAAAAAATTCAATCCGTCACGATCAGCAACGGATAATCACATTCAGTAAAAATCAACCAACATTATAAACCCTAAGAAACACATAACAAATTCAAATCCATAGAAATTATGTGGTCGCAACAATTAGACATAGAAATAGAACAATCATACTAactttcaataatcattaacaAAAACAATGTCAATTAGAAGATCTTATTCAACGAATTAATTCGGTACAGAATCATCAAATGAAATGCAAAAGAAGAGTGAAAAACATACTGATCTGCGGCTGAAGAAATGGAGAATGCAGAGGAAACGTTTGTTACTCCTACTTGGAAGACGAGAAAAGGAGGGGGAGGGGGGAAATGACAAGGGTTCTGAAGGGATATGTAAACCCTAGGAATTTATACGGTTCAGATTTGTTCGTCATATCATCTCCGCCGTTCCTTTTaacttctttctttctttag
Coding sequences:
- the LOC130818180 gene encoding 60S ribosomal protein L7-2; protein product: MGEESKVIVPESFLKKQKREEEWALATKELLNSEKKKRAENRKLIFKRAAQYAKEYSDQEKELIQLRREAKLKGGFYVEPEAKLLFIIRIRGINAMHPKTRSILQLLRLRQIFNGVFLKVNKATLNMLHRVEPYVTYGYPNIKSVKELVYKRGFGKVNKQRIALTDNSIIEKTLGKHGIICMEDLIHEIITVGPHFKEANNFLWPFQLKAPLGGLTKKRNHFVEGGDAGNRENFINELIRRMN